A single region of the Halorussus sp. MSC15.2 genome encodes:
- the cbiT gene encoding precorrin-6Y C5,15-methyltransferase (decarboxylating) subunit CbiT, giving the protein MARIALPRDAKAGPTKSEVRAVLLGKLDLNPDDHFVEVGSCTGAVTVEAARRAGRVTALERKADRLEVTRENLAANDIETDDTATDDTSATVELRETEAPDGIPEDADALFIGGSRNYEAVLDRAVETGVERVVMNVSRLEVAGRAVEAFRERDLLDEVVQFQVSHGYELAGATSFDSQNPVYMLVGGTDSGETTPETEEVSA; this is encoded by the coding sequence ATGGCGAGGATTGCGCTCCCACGAGACGCGAAAGCAGGCCCGACGAAATCCGAGGTTCGGGCCGTGTTACTGGGCAAACTCGACCTGAATCCCGACGACCACTTCGTCGAGGTAGGGTCCTGCACGGGTGCCGTCACCGTCGAGGCGGCGCGACGGGCCGGACGGGTCACTGCCCTCGAACGGAAGGCGGACCGACTCGAAGTCACCCGCGAGAACCTCGCGGCCAACGATATCGAGACCGACGACACCGCGACCGACGACACGTCCGCGACGGTGGAGTTACGCGAGACCGAGGCCCCCGACGGAATCCCCGAGGACGCCGACGCGCTGTTCATCGGCGGGAGTCGGAACTACGAGGCGGTACTCGACCGCGCGGTCGAGACGGGCGTCGAGCGAGTGGTCATGAACGTCTCGCGGTTGGAGGTCGCCGGGCGGGCGGTCGAGGCGTTCCGCGAGCGCGACCTACTGGACGAAGTCGTCCAGTTTCAGGTGAGTCACGGGTACGAACTCGCCGGGGCGACGAGTTTCGACTCGCAGAACCCCGTCTACATGCTCGTCGGCGGCACCGACTCCGGCGAGACGACGCCGGAGACCGAGGAGGTGTCGGCGTGA
- a CDS encoding cobalt-factor II C(20)-methyltransferase, whose protein sequence is MTLYGVGLGPGEADLVTVRGQRVLETADVVYSPGRLSRTVATHHVPESKVGDLDFPMTRDPETLRTAWKEAADEIAPQAREGDAAFVTLGDPNVYSTFGHLRRTMDAFHPNVDLEIVPGVSAVTAFTTALDVEIDAGAGLALREASGGASPTGPDRMVLFKVTDAPATHEGLDAAGYDVTYGRRLYMEQGETAVTGDPEEVAERDYYTLAYAEKRGIEKDRATAKFDVDDGAEAGEDGGAEAGETDGPTAETEEGSA, encoded by the coding sequence GTGACCCTCTACGGCGTCGGACTCGGACCGGGCGAGGCAGACCTCGTGACGGTCCGGGGCCAGCGCGTCCTCGAGACCGCCGACGTGGTCTACTCGCCGGGGCGACTCTCCCGGACCGTGGCGACCCACCACGTCCCCGAGTCGAAGGTCGGCGACCTCGACTTCCCGATGACACGCGACCCGGAGACGCTGCGGACCGCGTGGAAGGAGGCCGCCGACGAAATCGCCCCTCAAGCGCGGGAGGGCGACGCCGCGTTCGTCACGCTGGGCGACCCCAACGTCTACTCGACGTTCGGCCACCTCCGGCGGACGATGGACGCCTTCCACCCCAACGTGGACCTCGAAATCGTCCCCGGCGTGAGCGCGGTCACCGCGTTCACCACCGCGCTGGACGTGGAAATCGACGCCGGGGCGGGACTCGCGCTGCGGGAGGCGTCCGGCGGCGCGTCCCCGACCGGTCCCGACAGGATGGTGCTGTTCAAGGTGACCGACGCGCCCGCGACCCACGAGGGTCTCGACGCCGCGGGCTACGACGTGACCTACGGCCGCCGCCTCTACATGGAGCAGGGCGAGACGGCCGTGACCGGCGACCCCGAAGAGGTCGCCGAGCGCGACTACTACACCCTCGCCTACGCCGAGAAACGAGGTATCGAGAAGGACCGCGCGACGGCGAAGTTCGACGTGGACGACGGTGCGGAGGCGGGAGAGGACGGCGGAGCAGAGGCCGGAGAGACCGACGGTCCGACTGCGGAGACCGAGGAGGGGTCGGCGTGA
- a CDS encoding cobalt-precorrin-4/precorrin-4 C(11)-methyltransferase: MTDSPSDTDAKTATDPQTAIDAQTEGRRRERDDRVYDHTAGDVQEGVPFIGAGPGDPGLLTVTGKGLVEAADLVVHAGSLVNSELLEEYCADAELVNSVGKDLEELVPLMRDAYEEGRDVVRLHSGDPAIYGAALEQMDALEHEGVPTYFVPGVTSAFAASATLRTQLTLNETANHVAFTRPQGKTLDPEDDHISEFVEMGDVTTCIYLGTHAVGDTMDRLLAEGHDPETPVTVVYHASWPDEEIIEGTIETIGERLDDAGYRASAMVIIGQAGTGAGYERSYLYGDWANRGPNDGETEADD; encoded by the coding sequence GTGACCGACTCCCCGAGCGATACGGACGCCAAGACCGCAACCGACCCACAGACCGCCATCGACGCCCAGACCGAGGGCCGGAGGCGGGAACGCGACGACCGCGTCTACGACCACACTGCGGGCGACGTGCAGGAGGGCGTCCCCTTCATCGGCGCGGGACCGGGCGACCCCGGCCTGCTCACGGTGACCGGGAAGGGGCTCGTCGAGGCCGCCGACCTCGTGGTCCACGCGGGGTCGCTGGTCAACAGCGAACTCTTAGAGGAGTACTGCGCCGACGCGGAACTGGTCAACTCGGTCGGCAAGGACCTCGAAGAACTGGTTCCGCTGATGCGGGACGCGTACGAGGAGGGCCGCGACGTGGTGCGACTCCACAGCGGCGACCCCGCTATCTACGGCGCGGCGCTCGAACAGATGGACGCGCTGGAACACGAGGGCGTGCCGACCTACTTCGTGCCGGGCGTCACCTCGGCGTTCGCCGCGAGCGCGACCCTGCGGACCCAACTCACGCTCAACGAGACCGCGAACCACGTCGCGTTCACCCGGCCGCAGGGCAAGACGCTGGACCCCGAGGACGACCACATCTCCGAGTTCGTGGAGATGGGCGACGTGACGACCTGCATCTACCTCGGGACCCACGCGGTCGGCGACACGATGGACCGCCTGCTGGCGGAGGGCCACGACCCCGAGACGCCCGTCACGGTCGTCTACCACGCCTCGTGGCCCGACGAGGAGATTATCGAGGGCACCATCGAGACCATCGGCGAGCGACTCGACGACGCCGGATACCGGGCCTCGGCGATGGTCATCATCGGGCAGGCGGGCACCGGTGCGGGTTACGAGCGGTCGTACCTCTACGGCGACTGGGCGAACCGCGGACCGAACGACGGCGAGACGGAGGCAGACGATTGA
- the cbiG gene encoding cobalt-precorrin 5A hydrolase has protein sequence MSTDNDTNSSDGSHCSTPDSDGEVAEEIAIISFERKLDTAEEIVEGIGDRYDTIDIIEYHGDVFEEYWGEYDCFVGLMASGIAMRKTAHLLDDKWDDPAICVVDEELTWAIPITGGHHGANQVADDLATMGAVPAMTTASEAADKQGVEKQAKALDAHVVNGDSTVATNLAVLDDELGPVERLDGPKAVLVGDDVTVLKRNGEEGVVLGTGSVSGATEDQFVSAWEQALESTEYDLGDVEFVATATRKEDEEGLLAAAEALDLGVVAFEKETLEEFEGPSPSKSKELIGWPGISEASAIAGGRNHELEAEKTRYDDAVTVAVGR, from the coding sequence ATGAGCACTGACAACGATACCAACAGTTCCGACGGAAGCCACTGCAGCACGCCGGATTCGGACGGCGAAGTGGCAGAGGAGATAGCGATAATCAGTTTTGAGCGAAAACTCGACACCGCCGAGGAGATAGTCGAGGGCATCGGCGACCGATACGACACTATCGACATCATCGAGTACCACGGCGACGTGTTCGAGGAGTACTGGGGCGAGTACGACTGCTTCGTCGGGTTGATGGCCAGCGGCATCGCCATGCGCAAGACCGCCCACCTGCTCGACGACAAGTGGGACGACCCCGCCATCTGCGTCGTGGACGAGGAACTGACGTGGGCCATCCCCATCACGGGCGGCCACCACGGCGCGAATCAGGTCGCCGACGACCTCGCCACGATGGGCGCGGTGCCCGCGATGACGACCGCCTCGGAGGCCGCCGACAAGCAGGGCGTCGAGAAGCAGGCCAAGGCGCTGGACGCCCACGTCGTCAACGGCGACTCGACGGTCGCGACCAACCTCGCGGTGCTGGACGACGAACTCGGCCCCGTCGAGCGACTCGACGGGCCGAAGGCGGTCCTCGTTGGCGACGACGTGACGGTCCTCAAGCGTAACGGGGAAGAGGGCGTCGTCCTCGGGACCGGGAGCGTCTCCGGCGCGACCGAAGACCAGTTCGTCTCGGCGTGGGAGCAGGCCCTCGAATCGACCGAGTACGACCTCGGCGACGTGGAGTTCGTCGCCACCGCGACCCGCAAGGAGGACGAGGAGGGCCTGCTCGCGGCGGCCGAGGCGCTGGACCTCGGCGTGGTCGCCTTCGAGAAGGAGACGCTGGAGGAGTTCGAGGGACCCTCCCCGTCCAAGTCCAAGGAACTCATCGGGTGGCCCGGCATCTCCGAGGCATCGGCCATCGCTGGCGGACGCAACCACGAACTCGAAGCCGAGAAGACGCGGTACGACGACGCCGTGACCGTGGCGGTGGGGCGGTAG
- a CDS encoding precorrin-3B C(17)-methyltransferase yields MAGDRATDDTGGATDDGEGTGTLYVVGIGPGLPHAMTQEAKDVISTADCVVASNLYQEFLRKDGTIPPETATDGGVATKSDGSEQEIVRSSMGQQVELAREAFERVRDGQDVAHVSGGDPNVYGKSDLVFTMAEEEDATDVPIEIVPGVTAALGGAANLGAPLSNDFCTVSLSDKWRGWDEIEEKLRAAAISGFVIVLYNCWRDYERAIEVVREERADHVPVGIFNDAGRGESGRNLDDETHTITTLGEATDHDEKVGGMGTSILVGNHETKVWSNDDRDFLVTPRGGRDVDDF; encoded by the coding sequence ATGGCGGGCGACCGAGCGACTGACGACACCGGGGGAGCGACCGACGACGGCGAGGGGACCGGCACCCTCTACGTCGTCGGCATCGGACCCGGCCTGCCCCACGCGATGACCCAAGAGGCGAAGGACGTCATTTCGACCGCCGACTGCGTGGTCGCCTCGAACCTGTATCAGGAGTTCCTGCGGAAGGACGGCACCATTCCCCCGGAGACGGCGACGGACGGCGGAGTCGCGACCAAGTCCGACGGGAGCGAGCAGGAAATCGTCCGCTCCTCGATGGGCCAGCAGGTCGAACTCGCACGCGAGGCGTTCGAGCGCGTCCGCGACGGGCAGGACGTGGCCCACGTCTCGGGCGGCGACCCGAACGTGTACGGCAAGAGCGACCTCGTGTTCACGATGGCCGAGGAGGAGGACGCCACCGACGTTCCCATCGAAATCGTGCCGGGCGTCACGGCGGCGCTCGGCGGAGCGGCCAACCTCGGCGCGCCGCTCAGCAACGACTTCTGCACGGTCTCGCTGTCGGACAAGTGGCGAGGCTGGGACGAAATCGAGGAGAAGCTACGGGCGGCCGCCATCAGCGGCTTCGTCATCGTCCTCTACAACTGCTGGCGCGACTACGAGCGCGCAATCGAGGTCGTCCGCGAGGAGCGGGCCGACCACGTGCCGGTCGGCATCTTCAACGACGCGGGCCGGGGCGAGTCCGGGCGGAACCTCGACGACGAGACCCACACCATCACGACGCTCGGCGAAGCGACCGACCACGACGAGAAGGTCGGCGGAATGGGCACCTCCATCCTCGTCGGCAACCACGAGACGAAGGTGTGGAGCAACGACGACCGAGACTTCCTCGTCACCCCGCGCGGCGGGCGTGACGTAGACGACTTCTGA
- the cobJ gene encoding precorrin-3B C(17)-methyltransferase, translated as MSTDNTESKCGASTGESSTETETAESKCGASEARSASNASGEAASATKTETSSESKCGASSSSSSSSSKCGASSDDDEQEVGSTVEDFDGDPGRLVAVGLGPGEAEGMTTRAKTALAEVEQIVGYTTYVDLLPDDITDDAEDIYSTPMCGEVSRTEEAIDRALAGNDVAIIGSGDPNVYALAGLALEILESKGGTASMVDFEVVPGVPAAQSCAARVGAPLVNDTVSISLSDHLTDMPTIESRLHATAKEGFTIAIYNPWSRKRRENFEKCCEILLEHRDADTPVGVVHGAGRDDEQVEITTLGDLPELGETDLIDMTTTLLVGNEETYVWDDRMVTPRGYETKYDY; from the coding sequence ATGAGTACGGATAATACTGAATCGAAGTGTGGCGCATCGACCGGCGAATCGAGTACCGAGACGGAAACGGCCGAATCGAAGTGCGGCGCTAGCGAGGCGCGTAGCGCCTCGAACGCAAGCGGCGAAGCCGCGAGCGCGACCAAGACCGAGACGAGTTCCGAATCGAAGTGCGGCGCGTCGAGCAGTTCGTCGTCTTCGAGTTCGAAGTGCGGTGCGAGTAGCGACGACGACGAGCAGGAGGTCGGTTCGACCGTCGAGGACTTCGACGGCGACCCCGGCCGCCTCGTGGCGGTGGGTCTCGGACCCGGCGAGGCCGAGGGGATGACCACTCGCGCGAAGACCGCGCTCGCGGAGGTCGAGCAAATCGTCGGCTACACGACCTACGTGGACCTCCTGCCCGACGACATCACCGACGACGCCGAGGACATCTACTCGACGCCGATGTGCGGCGAGGTGTCCCGGACCGAGGAAGCCATCGACCGGGCGCTGGCGGGCAACGACGTGGCCATCATCGGGAGCGGCGACCCCAACGTCTACGCGCTGGCGGGCCTCGCGCTCGAAATCCTCGAATCCAAGGGCGGGACGGCCTCGATGGTCGATTTCGAGGTCGTGCCCGGCGTCCCGGCCGCCCAGTCGTGCGCGGCGCGGGTCGGCGCGCCGCTGGTCAACGACACCGTGAGCATCAGCCTCTCGGACCACCTCACCGACATGCCGACCATCGAGTCGCGGCTTCACGCCACCGCGAAGGAGGGGTTCACCATCGCCATCTACAACCCGTGGAGTCGCAAGCGCCGGGAGAACTTCGAGAAGTGCTGCGAGATTCTGCTGGAACACCGCGACGCGGACACCCCTGTCGGCGTCGTCCACGGCGCGGGCAGAGACGACGAGCAGGTCGAAATCACCACGCTCGGCGACCTCCCGGAACTCGGCGAGACCGACCTGATAGACATGACGACCACCCTCCTCGTCGGCAACGAGGAGACGTACGTGTGGGACGACCGGATGGTCACCCCGCGCGGGTACGAGACCAAGTACGACTACTGA
- a CDS encoding ferredoxin gives MYRVTIDTDACDGIFACLTRDDRFAEGEDGLATIEADGENVRREDGRVVAEFDDDRRADAEQAAAACPPSAIRVETVGEAGGGGNE, from the coding sequence ATGTACAGAGTGACCATCGACACCGACGCGTGCGACGGTATCTTCGCGTGCCTGACCCGCGACGACCGGTTCGCCGAGGGCGAGGACGGTCTCGCGACCATCGAGGCGGACGGGGAGAACGTCCGCCGGGAAGACGGCCGCGTCGTCGCGGAGTTCGACGACGACCGGCGCGCGGACGCCGAGCAGGCCGCCGCGGCCTGTCCCCCGAGCGCGATTCGCGTCGAGACCGTGGGCGAAGCGGGAGGTGGCGGGAATGAGTGA
- a CDS encoding CbiX/SirB N-terminal domain-containing protein, producing the protein MSRAKGTATEFAGEAVLLVGHGSRREKSNEQVRELAAALEERIGVAVDAAFLELAEPSIPDAIDALAPAVEEVSVVQLSLFAASHVKNDVPLAVEQARRDHPETTFDVGSHLGVHPALLDLLDDRAAEVEAELGVDREDDDVAVALCARGSSDPDANADVHKLARLLYEGREFSSVEATFIGVTEPTLDETLHGVAKERPDAVVALPYMLGDGVLTQRVRDWTDEFAEEYPYVDAAAGDPLGTDSRLLDVLADRWQEARTGSVEMSCDTCKYKVELDGYEEDQGGARAMLRALTHQETHADREDVDDDPHVHDAPDKHVAVCTNQTCAADGSAAVLERLRQEVRDSEEADARITRSSCLGQCGEGPMVAVYPDGVWYGGVGEDDAERIVSSHLDRDRIVSDIVDQTL; encoded by the coding sequence ATGAGTCGCGCTAAAGGGACCGCGACGGAGTTCGCGGGCGAGGCCGTCCTGCTGGTCGGCCACGGGTCCCGGCGCGAGAAATCTAACGAGCAGGTTCGCGAACTCGCGGCCGCGCTGGAGGAGCGCATCGGCGTGGCGGTCGATGCGGCGTTCCTCGAACTCGCGGAGCCGTCGATACCGGATGCGATAGACGCCCTCGCGCCCGCCGTCGAGGAGGTGTCGGTCGTCCAGTTGTCGCTGTTCGCCGCCAGTCACGTCAAGAACGACGTGCCGCTGGCGGTGGAGCAGGCCCGCCGGGACCACCCCGAGACGACGTTCGACGTCGGGTCGCACCTCGGGGTCCACCCGGCGCTGCTCGACCTGTTGGACGACCGGGCGGCCGAAGTCGAAGCGGAACTCGGCGTGGACCGCGAGGACGACGACGTGGCGGTCGCGCTCTGCGCCCGCGGGTCCAGCGACCCCGACGCCAACGCCGACGTGCACAAACTCGCTCGCCTGCTCTACGAGGGCCGGGAGTTCTCGTCGGTGGAAGCGACGTTCATCGGCGTCACGGAACCGACGCTCGACGAGACGCTCCACGGCGTCGCCAAGGAGCGACCCGACGCCGTGGTCGCGCTGCCGTACATGCTCGGCGACGGGGTGCTGACCCAGCGGGTCCGCGACTGGACCGACGAGTTCGCCGAGGAGTACCCCTACGTCGACGCCGCGGCGGGCGACCCGCTCGGGACCGACTCGCGCCTGCTCGACGTGCTGGCCGACCGCTGGCAGGAGGCCCGGACCGGCAGCGTGGAGATGTCCTGTGACACCTGCAAGTACAAGGTCGAACTCGACGGCTACGAGGAAGACCAAGGCGGTGCGCGGGCGATGCTCCGGGCGCTGACCCATCAGGAGACCCACGCCGACCGCGAGGACGTGGACGACGACCCGCACGTCCACGACGCGCCGGACAAGCACGTCGCGGTCTGCACGAACCAGACCTGCGCCGCGGACGGGTCGGCCGCCGTGCTGGAACGCCTGCGACAGGAAGTACGCGACTCCGAGGAGGCCGACGCCCGCATCACCCGGTCGTCGTGTCTCGGCCAGTGCGGCGAAGGCCCGATGGTCGCCGTCTACCCCGACGGCGTCTGGTACGGCGGCGTCGGCGAGGACGACGCCGAGCGAATCGTCTCGTCCCACCTCGACAGGGACCGCATCGTGAGCGACATCGTGGACCAGACGCTCTGA
- a CDS encoding DUF3209 family protein — protein MSCYEIEALRLGLMNVLGTEDESARRHAQKELEGHLDGPVGALAAAETLAEIERHLDAALVDLEAEIAETSDDAPEYDYLRGRLVAVRDAERAVQRLTTQGESVLDGLGEAHDVLHEAFPVEDE, from the coding sequence ATGAGCTGTTACGAAATCGAAGCACTACGACTCGGACTGATGAACGTACTGGGAACCGAAGACGAGAGCGCGCGCCGACACGCACAGAAGGAACTGGAGGGCCACCTCGACGGGCCGGTCGGCGCGCTCGCGGCGGCCGAGACGCTGGCCGAAATCGAGCGCCACCTCGACGCCGCGCTGGTGGACCTCGAAGCGGAAATCGCCGAGACCAGCGACGACGCCCCGGAGTACGACTACCTCCGCGGGCGACTGGTCGCGGTCCGTGACGCCGAGCGCGCGGTCCAGCGCCTGACGACGCAGGGCGAGAGCGTACTGGACGGTCTCGGCGAGGCCCACGACGTGCTCCACGAGGCGTTCCCGGTCGAAGACGAATGA
- a CDS encoding transcriptional regulator, producing MSLDRSVSVGLGEATARGSRQQWRRSSVTALGDGGFAVGTADGTIRSLDADGRERWRAPGEEMAVALTEFAGGERTDGSRTSSDRRSDGGVAVGTRGDRGRIRLLDGDGSERWRYDTADDLGGPAKESLFWYPFVVDMVADGPVEGDDASDGTAEGRLYVAARRYERDGDERVWNSAVYAFGPDGGVRWRYETDASPIALSLGDRQSSSDDDDRAKRLAVAYNRCGGDHDRGLVVLDAESGTPVSDWDPETDGERRVGDASLSGGVVAAASHGDYRGYALDAERAEQRWAADLGVEREVGEETLYAYPNHVHLADEVALFVTGNTFPEEGREAEGRHPNEHTIAALGREGGERLWTAPVGGFVAELSASDGRVAVPCAQHFRDRDAEAHALRVFDAREGPAREVAAEGIVTAAALSGDRVAFVEEPVEYHDEGEVRGEYRLRIEAV from the coding sequence ATGAGCCTCGACCGAAGCGTCTCGGTCGGTCTGGGCGAGGCGACGGCTCGCGGAAGTCGCCAGCAGTGGCGGCGGTCCAGCGTGACCGCGCTCGGAGACGGTGGCTTCGCTGTCGGGACCGCCGACGGGACCATCCGGTCGCTGGACGCCGACGGACGGGAGCGGTGGCGAGCGCCCGGCGAGGAGATGGCCGTCGCGCTCACCGAGTTCGCGGGCGGTGAGAGGACCGACGGTTCGCGAACCTCGTCGGACCGTCGGTCCGACGGCGGCGTCGCCGTCGGCACCCGGGGCGACCGCGGCCGGATTCGACTGCTCGACGGCGACGGGAGCGAGCGGTGGCGCTACGACACCGCGGACGACCTCGGGGGTCCCGCGAAGGAGAGCCTGTTCTGGTACCCCTTCGTGGTCGATATGGTCGCCGACGGGCCGGTCGAGGGCGACGACGCGTCCGACGGGACCGCAGAGGGCCGACTCTACGTCGCGGCCCGGCGGTACGAGCGCGACGGCGACGAGCGCGTCTGGAACAGCGCCGTGTACGCGTTCGGCCCCGACGGCGGGGTCCGCTGGCGGTACGAGACCGACGCCTCTCCCATCGCGCTCTCGCTCGGCGACCGACAGTCGTCGTCCGACGACGATGACCGCGCGAAGCGTCTCGCGGTGGCTTACAACCGCTGCGGCGGCGACCACGACCGGGGTCTCGTCGTGCTGGACGCCGAGTCCGGTACCCCCGTCTCGGACTGGGACCCGGAGACCGACGGCGAGCGTCGCGTCGGGGACGCGTCGCTCTCCGGCGGCGTCGTCGCGGCGGCGAGTCACGGCGACTACCGTGGGTACGCGCTCGATGCGGAGCGCGCCGAACAGCGGTGGGCCGCGGACCTCGGCGTCGAACGCGAGGTCGGCGAGGAGACGCTGTACGCCTACCCGAACCACGTCCACCTCGCGGACGAGGTCGCGCTGTTCGTCACGGGCAACACCTTCCCCGAGGAGGGCCGCGAGGCCGAGGGACGCCACCCGAACGAACACACCATCGCCGCGCTCGGACGCGAGGGTGGCGAGCGCCTCTGGACGGCCCCCGTCGGCGGGTTCGTCGCGGAGTTGTCGGCATCTGACGGGCGCGTCGCGGTGCCCTGCGCACAGCACTTCCGAGACCGCGACGCCGAGGCCCACGCGCTGCGGGTGTTCGACGCCCGAGAGGGACCCGCCAGAGAAGTCGCTGCGGAGGGCATCGTGACCGCCGCCGCGCTCTCGGGCGACCGCGTCGCCTTCGTCGAGGAGCCAGTGGAGTACCACGACGAGGGCGAGGTTCGCGGGGAGTACCGACTGCGAATCGAAGCGGTCTGA
- a CDS encoding ferredoxin: MRERTEEVRVNGFTDHVLVCTHARDSEHACCGDAHGPSVFEATTAWLRERDVLWSRVHLVETSCLGLCSADGTAVAVQPRGRWFSGVTPDEVPEVLADVFGPDATRLGVGPSDSDGSPSDGC; encoded by the coding sequence ATGCGCGAACGCACCGAGGAAGTCCGTGTGAACGGGTTCACCGACCATGTGCTGGTTTGCACGCACGCCCGCGACTCCGAACACGCCTGCTGTGGGGACGCTCACGGTCCCTCGGTCTTCGAGGCGACGACGGCGTGGCTCCGAGAGCGCGACGTGCTCTGGTCGCGGGTCCACCTCGTCGAGACGAGTTGCCTCGGTCTCTGTAGCGCCGACGGGACCGCAGTGGCCGTCCAGCCCCGCGGTCGGTGGTTCTCGGGAGTGACGCCCGACGAGGTGCCGGAGGTACTCGCCGACGTGTTCGGCCCAGACGCGACTCGGTTGGGTGTCGGCCCGTCTGACTCCGACGGGTCGCCGTCTGACGGGTGCTGA
- a CDS encoding CbtA family protein, translated as MFADYVLRGLKAGLVAGLAFGLFVALVGNPMVGFAETAGHDHAEHDHADAAVSEHATELVSVAAGVCFGGLLGAVFGLAYYFLEPGLPGGDAASYVLAAAGFVTVSGAPWLVLPPRPAGVEQTLGADARLSWYAAMMVAGALTCAFSGYAYRRLESRSGRPAAVAGAAVPLALLAVSAGFAPANPTHGAVPAGLAASFSGLVVFGQVGLWSVLASGHAWLLRRDRRSPDVDSRSVGAGRHAD; from the coding sequence ATGTTCGCGGACTACGTCCTCCGCGGGCTGAAGGCCGGTCTGGTCGCGGGACTCGCCTTCGGGCTGTTCGTCGCTCTCGTCGGCAATCCCATGGTGGGGTTCGCGGAGACGGCGGGCCACGACCACGCCGAGCACGACCATGCCGACGCGGCCGTCTCGGAACACGCCACCGAACTGGTCAGCGTCGCCGCCGGTGTCTGCTTCGGGGGGCTGCTCGGTGCCGTGTTCGGACTGGCGTACTACTTCCTCGAACCCGGTCTTCCGGGCGGGGACGCCGCGAGCTACGTGCTGGCGGCCGCGGGATTCGTCACCGTCTCGGGCGCACCGTGGCTCGTCCTGCCTCCGCGACCCGCGGGCGTCGAGCAGACGCTCGGGGCCGACGCTCGACTGTCGTGGTACGCGGCGATGATGGTCGCTGGCGCACTGACGTGCGCGTTCTCCGGATACGCGTATCGGCGACTCGAATCCCGTTCCGGTCGCCCGGCCGCGGTGGCGGGGGCCGCTGTACCGCTCGCACTGCTCGCCGTGTCGGCCGGGTTCGCGCCCGCGAACCCGACCCACGGTGCGGTTCCAGCGGGCCTCGCGGCCTCGTTCAGCGGTCTCGTCGTCTTCGGTCAGGTCGGTCTCTGGTCAGTCCTCGCGAGCGGGCACGCGTGGTTGCTCCGCCGCGACCGGCGGTCACCCGACGTGGATTCTCGCTCGGTCGGAGCGGGGCGTCACGCCGACTGA
- a CDS encoding CbtB domain-containing protein, with translation MTTANDTVYGRIERARVELTPLKAALGIALLAAVGFALLFGQDPMLHDSMHNFRHAAGITCH, from the coding sequence ATGACGACTGCAAACGACACCGTCTACGGTCGAATCGAACGTGCGCGAGTCGAACTCACACCGTTGAAGGCGGCGCTCGGAATCGCTCTCCTCGCGGCCGTGGGGTTCGCGCTCCTGTTCGGACAGGACCCGATGCTCCACGATTCGATGCACAACTTCCGACACGCCGCGGGAATCACCTGCCACTGA